The following proteins are co-located in the Natator depressus isolate rNatDep1 chromosome 4, rNatDep2.hap1, whole genome shotgun sequence genome:
- the LOC141986081 gene encoding uncharacterized protein LOC141986081 has product MSFYRRLRSFFQRLASREHREIHVHKVLVQPAAIEACSGLSPQEQALPEKPQGRKCSWTILSGMKRLCVCCQSHSAMAESSEERTASSPRRWTHLSLKKKAAETQVEAEEVKLQETTDKDEVDLTGTKKEPSDTKGKWEKGSPEEQEEERTPSPSLTSSSHMTMTPREHPSSAPLHALLMAAVKGLTTPTLQRFRAAEEELRAIVSLHGDKMERVGDVVGGILIWLDNSCDPRARRAVLRAMALLARSHPQDVVLTCVAHMLSSHR; this is encoded by the exons ATGAGTTTTTACAGAAG gcttcgTTCCTTTTTCCAAAGACTCGCCTCTCGGGAGCACAGAGAGATCCATGTGCACAAAGTGCTCGTCCAACCTGCAGCCATTGAGGCATGCTCTGGCCTCAGCCCCCAAGAACAGgccttgccagagaagccccaAGGAAGAAAATGCTCATGGACCATCCTGTCAGGCATgaaaagactctgtgtctgtTGCCAATCCCACAGCGCGATGGCAGAGAGCAGTGAGGAGAGAACAGCttcctctccaagaaggtggaCGCACTTGTccctgaagaagaaagcagctgagacccaggtggaggcagaggaggTGAAGCTGCAGGAGACGACAGACAAAGACGAAGTGGATCTTACAG ggacgaAGAAGGAGCCGTCTGACACGAAGGGGAAGTGGGAAAAAGGAagcccagaagagcaggaagaagagcgcACTCCCAGCCCCTCATTAACAAGCAGCTCCCATATGACGATG acccccagggagcacccttcctcagccccgctccaTGCCCTGCTGATGGCAGCCGTGAAGGGTCTGACAACACCCACCCTGCAGAGATTTAGAgccgcagaggaagagctgagggccatcgtatctctccacggagacaagatggagaga gttggagaCGTGGTGGGAGGGATCTTAATCTGGCTCGACAACAGCTGTGatcccagagccagaagagcagTGCTCAGGGCCATGGCCTTGCtggctcgctcccacccccaggacgtggttctaacctgtgtggctcacaTGCTCTCATCGCACAGGTAG